The genomic segment CCCGCCCCGCGAGATGGGCGGCAAGGACCTGGAAAATTACGTCCAGAAGTACCACCCGCTGCTGTGGGAGCTGAAGACCGCGAACCTCCTCGGGATGGGCGGGGCCGGCGCGCCCGCGTACCAGAAGTGGCTCGACGTGTGGCGCGAGCCGGGGCCGGAAAAGTACATCGTCTGCAACGGCGACGAGAGCGAACCGGGCACCTTCAAGGACCGCGAGCTGCTCCTGCGCATGCCCCACCTCGTCGTGGAGGGCGTGATCCTCGCCGGGCTGATGACCGGGGCGGCGGCCGGCTACATCTACATCCGGCACGAGTACCACGAGCAGATCCACGCCGTTCGCGAAGAGATTATGAGGGCCAACCGGCTCAACGCCTGCGGCGACGACATCTACGAGTCCGGGCGGAACTTCCAGGTGGAAGTGTTCGAGAGCCCCGGCGGGTACATCTGCGGCGAACAGTCCGCCCTCATCGAAGCGATGGAGGACCGCCGCGGCCAGCCGCGCAACCGCCCGCCCGAACTGACCACCAACGGGCTCCGCGACCGCCCGACGGTCGTCAACAACGTCGAGACGCTCGCCTGGGCGCCCGGCATCGTGCTGTTCGGCGGCGACAAGTACGAACTGGGCGGCTGGCGCCTGCCGCCGGCGCCCCCGGCCGCGCAGGTGAAGATGGGCGGGCGGCGGCTGTTCTCCATCAGCGGCGACGTGGCGCGGCCCGGCGTCTACGAGGTCGCCATCGGGTTACCGCTCCGCGACCTGCTCACCGATCCCAAGTACTGCGGCGGCATCATCAACGGCCCGCTCCGCGCGGTCGCGACCTCCGGCCCGTCCGGCGGGCTCCTGCCGGCCAAGATCCCGATCGACCCGAAGCTCGACGAGAAGAAGCGGGCCGACGTGGTGAAGCGCATCAGCGACCGGTCGCCGACCGACGCGGCGTACATGGAGTGGTTCCTCAGGACGCACGTCCCGATGGGGGCGACGCACCTCGACCTGCTCGACGTGCCGCTCGACCTGACCTTCTACCGCAACATGGAATCGGCGTTCCGGCTGCCGGTGGAACCGATGCTCGGCGCCGCCCTCGTCGTCTACGCGGGCGACGTGGACATTCTGGACCAGGCCGTGAACTTCACGGAGTTCTACCGCAACGAGTCGTGCGGCAAGTGCGTCCCGTGCCGGCTCGGCTCGCAGAAATTGGTACAGATCGGCAACGAGTTGCTGACGCGCCGCGACGCGGGCGAGCCGCCGGTCGGGGCCGAGGCCGCCGCGGCGAAGAGCGACATCGAGCAGATCACCCGGACGCTCAAGCTGACCTCGATCTGCGGCCTCGGGTACGTGGCCCCGTTCCCACTGGCGACCGCCGTGGCGTACTTCGGGGCCGATTTCCAGAAGAAGCCGGGAACGTAAGGACACGACCCACAACGGCAAGCACAGACGTCAGTCTCCAGCCCTTCGGGCCGGAGACACAAACGCACAGAACCGTTCCGCCCGAGTGAGTTCGCACCATGCCCGACTACGCCGACCCGGACATCTCGCTCGGCCGCGAAGAGGAGTCGCTCTTCGCGCGCGACGAAAACGACGTGCTGGTGCGCCGCGAGAAGGAGACCCGCGACCGCTTCGACCAGAAGGTCAAGGTGGTCATCGACGGGTACGAGGTGGAGGTGCCCCGCGCCGTCCCCAAGACCGACTCGCAGGGCAACCGGCTCCGCGACGCCGACGGCGAGCTGATCCCGCGGACCACCACCATCCACGACGCCGCGGCGATGCTCGTGTCCGCCGGCGTCTGGACCGACGAGGAACTGAAGACCCGCATCCCCGTGCTGTGCCACCAGCGCCACGTCAACCCGGTGGCCGTCTGCCGCATGTGCTCGGTCCACATCTCCAGCATGAAGCGCGGCAAGCTGACCCCGAGCCGGAAGCTGGTGCCCGCGTGCCAGCACAAGGTGGACACCGGCATGGTGGTCACCACCCGCGCCGGCATCGACGGGTACAACCCCAAAACCAAGGACCAGGCCGACCAGAAGGTGATCGACCGGGCGTCGGCCGATGTGAACGACTCGGTGCGGATGCTGGCCGAGTTCCTCATGGCCGACCACTGCCACGTGCCGATCGGTACGGCCAAGCGGTACGACGACGAACTGAGTACCGTCGCGGCGTCCCTCAATGTGACCGCGGAATCCGTCCGCGGGAGCTTGCGCCGCGACCCGGCGCTGCCGAGCCGGAACGAGCCCCACGAGATCAGCCCCAAGTCGCGCCGCGTCCCGCTCCCGCTGGCCCAGATCGCCGTGGAGGAGGAGCGGCGGCCCGATGCCAACCGGGCCTGGAAGGAGTGGAACACGGAGGTGAGCGACGAGTTCCCGTACTCGTCCCGCACCGTGGTCGTCGACCACGACCGGTGCATCCTGTGCGACCGGTGCGTGCGGGCCTGCTCGGAGGTGAAACCGTTCAAGGTGATCGGCCACACCGGCAAGGGGTACGGCACCCGCATCAGCTTCGACCTCGACGCGCTCATGGGCGAGTCGAGCTGCGTGCAGTGCGGCGAGTGCATGAACAGTTGCCCGACCGGGGCGCTGTCGCTGCGGCGCCGGGTGCAGCCGCGGGCGTGGGCGGACTCGCCGGAGCAGATCCCGGTGAACCCGAACACCTCGTTCCCGGCGGCCTCGGGGTTCCTCACCGCCGACGAGATGCGGGACATCTGGCTCGTGTACGAGAGCCCGACGCGCGGCTCCCGGGTCGTGTTCCCGTTCCGCTCGATCCCGTACTCGTACCTGAAGTGGAACGAGGGCTCGGTGCGGAAGTGGGAGATCGAACCGGGCGAGCGCAAGCTCCTGTGCCGCGAGGGCGAGTACGGGAGCACGGCGTTCCTGCTCCAGGGCGGCGGCACGTTCGAGATCTACTCCCGCGGGGCGGCGCCGCCCCGCAAGAAGGGCTTCCTCGAGGGCCTGTTCGGCCGCTCCCGCAAGCCGCCGGCCGATTCCGACTACGGCCCCATCCTCCGCGTCGCGACCGGCGACGAACTCGTGATGGGCGAGATGACCTGCCTGACGCAGCGGCCGCGCACCGCGACCGTGGTCGGCGTCGCGGAACTCGACAACCAGCGGATCGACCTGACCTACGACGAGAACGGGTGGCCGAAGGCGGTGCGGGACCCCGCCGCCCGCGGTCCGGTGGTCGTGTACGAGATCACCCGCAACCTGCTGGACATGATGCAGCGGGCGGAATCGGCCCGCGACGACCTCGAGGAGATGTACACGTTCCGCGCGATCCAGACGAGCGTGACCCACGGCCGGCTGTTCGCCCCATTGGACCGCGAGGACCGCGAGCGGGCGGTCACGTTCCTGCTCACCGAGGGCGTCGAGTTCCGCCGCGTGGCGGCCGGGGAGACGATCGTCGCGGAGGGCGACACGGCGGCCGCGTTCTACGTCATCCGGCTCGGCACCGTGCGGGTCTTCACCACCGCCGGCGGCGGCGAACAGGTGCTCCGGTTGCTGTCCGCCGGCGACTACTTCGGTGAAGCGGCGCTGCTGGCGGACCGGCCGGGCGTGCGCACCGCGACGGTCGCGGCCCTCGACCCGGTCGAACTGGTCCGCGTGACCGGCCCCGTGTTTCGCAAAATGTGCGAACGGTTCCCCGCACTGCGCGAAGGGCTGAAGGGGGCCACGCGGGCGGCGGTCCCGGGCGTGAAGGGGACCCCGCCGCCCGGCATCCTCCGCGAGTACGTGCGGCAGGGGCTGTACCAGGGGCAGCGCCTCCTGGTCCTCGACCTCAAGACCTGCACGCGCTGCGACGAGTGTACCCGCGCCTGCGCCGACTCGCACGACGGGAACGCCCGGTTGTTGCGCGAGGGGCTCCGGTTCGGCGACTTCCTGGTCGCGACGTCGTGCCGCTCGTGCCACAAGCCGTACTGCATGGACGGCTGCCCGGTGGACGCGATCCACCGCCACGGCAACCACCTGGAGGTGGTGATCGAGAACCACTGCATCGGGTGCGGGCTGTGCGAGCGGAACTGCCCCTACGGGGCGATCGACATGGTGCCGCGCAGCACCCCGAACCCGGCCGCGGCCGCGGTTGCGGGCGGGAACCCGAACATGACGGCCGCCCGGCGCGCGGTGAACTGCGACCTGTGCGGCGGCGACGAGCCGTTCTGCGTCCAGGCGTGTCCGCACGAGGCGGCGTACCGCAAGGCGGGTCCGGACCTCATGGACGAGGTGCTCTCGCGGCTCAGCCACAAGCCGAAGTAGCGCGGCCGGGGCGAGCCGCTATCCCGGAGCGGTCGCGATGCCGTGGCTCGTGCGACGCGGTAGTTCCGTTGCGGCATCACCCGCGAAGCACCGCCCGGGGACCGAGCGGGCCACACTCCGGGACACGGCTCACAAATCGTTACTCGCCCTGCTACCACGTCCAATGAATGCGGTAGACGTGGTTCGCTTGCGGGTTCGGCACTTCCCAGTACAGCCAGGATTTGTCTTCGGCCGGGAACGCGATGAGCGGACCGGTGTACGGCCCGAAGTCGTGCGCCGGCGGGGCGTGACGGAGTTGGTACTCTCCGAGCGGACGCTCGTTCGGAAACAGGATCAGGATCGAACTCTTCGTCGCGCCGTCAATACCGACCATGTCGAGCCGCTGATCCTCCGCGCGCGGGAACGCGTTCCAGAGCGTGCTCTGGAACCGCAGCGTGAACTCTTGATCGACCGGCACGTCGCGGACATCGAACACCAGGTGCCGGACCTTTGCCGCCGCCGTGTCGTGGGCCAGCACCCGGGCCTTGTCCGGGTTCGGGCACAGCGCACGGGGCACTACCTCGCGGTCCGTCGACCGGGTCTCGATCCGCAGTTCGTCGACCGGTGCGATCTTAGCCATCTCGCGGCGCACGAGGAACACAGCAGGACTTCCGGGTTGTGCGGCCGGTTGGGTGTTCGGGCGCCACGCCCGGAGGTCCACAATCTGAACGTCCTGGTCCACGCGGAACGCGGACCGATCGATTCGGGGCAACTCGGGCACCCGCGTGACCGCGTGTGGCACCTCCCGATCAAGGGAGGGCCGGACCCACCGGAGGGCGG from the Frigoriglobus tundricola genome contains:
- a CDS encoding NAD(P)H-dependent oxidoreductase subunit E produces the protein MIVQRLREIQNRFGFLPDDELKKLARDSGVPLYRIEEVSSFFPAFILERTNPPKIEMRVCRDMTCHLRGAAELLDTKTGLPVLARELTERTGEAVCVEGVSCLGRCDRAPAVWVEKRPMPEGEHAWVYANRSREELEDVLRKLAAGEDPPPADPDAEYTPHTNANRTYSSPPVKDSDHPALPAAGWSLDVYGRQRWPRDYRAVKRFTDYLKNLSRPLLSPPREMGGKDLENYVQKYHPLLWELKTANLLGMGGAGAPAYQKWLDVWREPGPEKYIVCNGDESEPGTFKDRELLLRMPHLVVEGVILAGLMTGAAAGYIYIRHEYHEQIHAVREEIMRANRLNACGDDIYESGRNFQVEVFESPGGYICGEQSALIEAMEDRRGQPRNRPPELTTNGLRDRPTVVNNVETLAWAPGIVLFGGDKYELGGWRLPPAPPAAQVKMGGRRLFSISGDVARPGVYEVAIGLPLRDLLTDPKYCGGIINGPLRAVATSGPSGGLLPAKIPIDPKLDEKKRADVVKRISDRSPTDAAYMEWFLRTHVPMGATHLDLLDVPLDLTFYRNMESAFRLPVEPMLGAALVVYAGDVDILDQAVNFTEFYRNESCGKCVPCRLGSQKLVQIGNELLTRRDAGEPPVGAEAAAAKSDIEQITRTLKLTSICGLGYVAPFPLATAVAYFGADFQKKPGT
- a CDS encoding cyclic nucleotide-binding domain-containing protein, which encodes MPDYADPDISLGREEESLFARDENDVLVRREKETRDRFDQKVKVVIDGYEVEVPRAVPKTDSQGNRLRDADGELIPRTTTIHDAAAMLVSAGVWTDEELKTRIPVLCHQRHVNPVAVCRMCSVHISSMKRGKLTPSRKLVPACQHKVDTGMVVTTRAGIDGYNPKTKDQADQKVIDRASADVNDSVRMLAEFLMADHCHVPIGTAKRYDDELSTVAASLNVTAESVRGSLRRDPALPSRNEPHEISPKSRRVPLPLAQIAVEEERRPDANRAWKEWNTEVSDEFPYSSRTVVVDHDRCILCDRCVRACSEVKPFKVIGHTGKGYGTRISFDLDALMGESSCVQCGECMNSCPTGALSLRRRVQPRAWADSPEQIPVNPNTSFPAASGFLTADEMRDIWLVYESPTRGSRVVFPFRSIPYSYLKWNEGSVRKWEIEPGERKLLCREGEYGSTAFLLQGGGTFEIYSRGAAPPRKKGFLEGLFGRSRKPPADSDYGPILRVATGDELVMGEMTCLTQRPRTATVVGVAELDNQRIDLTYDENGWPKAVRDPAARGPVVVYEITRNLLDMMQRAESARDDLEEMYTFRAIQTSVTHGRLFAPLDREDRERAVTFLLTEGVEFRRVAAGETIVAEGDTAAAFYVIRLGTVRVFTTAGGGEQVLRLLSAGDYFGEAALLADRPGVRTATVAALDPVELVRVTGPVFRKMCERFPALREGLKGATRAAVPGVKGTPPPGILREYVRQGLYQGQRLLVLDLKTCTRCDECTRACADSHDGNARLLREGLRFGDFLVATSCRSCHKPYCMDGCPVDAIHRHGNHLEVVIENHCIGCGLCERNCPYGAIDMVPRSTPNPAAAAVAGGNPNMTAARRAVNCDLCGGDEPFCVQACPHEAAYRKAGPDLMDEVLSRLSHKPK